In Paenibacillus sp. BIC5C1, a genomic segment contains:
- a CDS encoding 4'-phosphopantetheinyl transferase family protein encodes MMITIQVLQVPAQLPESYWNLFLSRVSEERRGQAARFVHQADAYRSVLGEVLTRVTLSKLTGLKPGDLSYTRNQYGKPSLNLSHHAGVQFNVSHSGDWIALISGGDADLGVDVEKIAPIDMKIAERFFSLTESGFLAEEPAEMQLETFYRLWTLKESYIKAAGMGLSMPLDSFSMIRNAPGNWHSPEAAAYAFLSLRLDHGHMLAACSAGEDLPAQPDVITIEELYQALL; translated from the coding sequence ATGATGATAACTATTCAAGTTCTTCAAGTTCCGGCACAACTGCCGGAGTCATACTGGAATCTTTTTCTGTCGCGAGTATCTGAGGAAAGACGAGGACAAGCTGCACGTTTTGTACATCAGGCGGACGCCTATCGCTCTGTTCTGGGCGAAGTGTTGACCCGTGTGACGCTAAGCAAGTTGACTGGCCTAAAGCCGGGAGATCTTTCCTATACACGTAACCAATACGGCAAACCTTCCCTCAATCTCAGTCACCATGCTGGTGTTCAATTTAATGTCTCGCACTCTGGCGATTGGATTGCATTAATCTCTGGCGGTGACGCTGATCTGGGTGTGGATGTGGAAAAAATAGCGCCCATCGATATGAAGATTGCAGAGCGTTTCTTCTCTCTCACAGAGAGCGGATTTCTGGCTGAGGAGCCTGCCGAGATGCAGCTGGAGACCTTCTACCGTTTATGGACGCTGAAGGAAAGCTACATCAAGGCCGCAGGCATGGGCCTGTCCATGCCTCTTGATTCATTCTCCATGATCCGTAATGCTCCTGGTAACTGGCACTCCCCAGAAGCAGCCGCTTATGCATTCCTCAGCCTGCGACTGGATCACGGGCATATGTTAGCCGCATGTTCCGCAGGAGAAGATTTACCTGCCCAGCCGGATGTCATCACAATCGAAGAGTTGTATCAGGCATTATTATGA